In the genome of Pagrus major chromosome 17, Pma_NU_1.0, the window TTGTAGAGATTCAGTCGTGAATCATATCACAAttataatatctgtcaaaataatgtcaaagtaatatttttgcAATATCAAGCAGCCACACTCGAATGCAACAATTTGAGATGAATCCATCATTAATTACCAAAACATCAGATTAATTCACTCGttgtaataaaaacacttgaagCTGCACGAATCAATAACAATGGTTCAAATGACTAATGTGAATGGGGTCGCTGCAGTGTCACAGCTCATCTCTATGAAGcctttcagtctgtttgttgtaCTCTTTGGTTTATTGTTTGGCTTTTCTGGCCCACAACTCCTCTCTCATCAACCCCGACTCCAGCTGCATcaggcagctgtttccagcAGAAACCACGGCTACTGGTGAATGCTGATATTGCTCTGTATCTGCTGAATAGGTTAACATGTTTGCTAAGGTGTTAGCCATAACAGCCTAAATTGGTGATAATAGGTTAATGTTGTAAATTTGgcgaaaaagacaaaaaaacaaaacaaacaaacaacaagctaacaagctagccccaGCCAATCCTTTCTCGTAATACTGTGTgactccaagctcccagtctgtattgctagctgcacggctaactgagctaaccagctatgggcagctacagttagcagtagttagtggttactttGTTGATACTCTTCGCCCTACTTATTTGCAATGTGAATTTgagaggtggccaattcttacatatcccacctttttaaggaaaaaggctgatgaaaatgtcatcagtCATTTATCTCTTTGATTATTTAGTTGTCATTTAATCAGATGTTTTCATTTACCTTAATTTAGGGTTGTGACTATTAATAATTTTTATGATCAGTTAATCCGTTGATTTGGTCCAGACAGTGACGAGTCCTGTTACAAATTTTCCAGCGCCCCAGGTGACAGCATCTAATGACCTGTTTTGTTCCAACAACGGTaccaaaaaaaaagttcaatttaCAAATGTTTCTGCTTTGTAATTGACTTAAATGGATCATTGATTCTCCAAACTGTTTTGTTCATTAATCAAATGATTAATGCCCTACTTCTTTGTACACATAAGCCCGCTGACAGACCTGGAGATGGCAGTAGCTCAAAGCCAGACAGATATTGACTAACTGActctttgtttcctcctctctggcctCCAGTTTGCCATGGCGACGGTGGTGATGGAGCAGATCGGTCGCCTGTTCATCAACGCCCAGCAGCTGCGTCAGATCCCTCAGCTCCTGGAGTCCGCCTTCCCCACGCTGCCTTGCACCGTCAAGGTGTCCGATGTCCCCTGGGTGTTCCAGGAGCGTCACATCCTCACCGGCTACAGACAGCCGGACCAAAGCTGGCGCTACTACTTCCTCACCCTCTTCCAAAGGCACAACGAGACCCTCAATGTGTGGACCCATCTGCTGGCTGCCTTCATCATCTTGGTCAAGTGTCAGGAGATCTCGCAGACTGTCGATTTTTTGCGAGACCCTCATGCTCAGCCCCTCTTCATCGTCCTCCTGGCAGCCTTCACCTACCTCTCCTTCAGCGCTCTCGCCCATCTGCTCTCTGCCAAGTCCGAGCTCTCCTACTACACCTTCTACTTCCTCGACTACGTGGGGGTCTCTGTCTACCAGTATGGCAGTGCCCTGGCGCACTACTACTACGCCATAGAGAAAGAGTGGCATAGTAGAGTGCGAGGGCTCTTTTTACCCGCTGCAGCATTCTTGGCCTGGCTCACTTGCTTTGGCTGCTGCTATGGCAAATATGCGCGGCCTGAGATGCCCAAGTTAGCCCACAAGCTCTTCCAAGTGGTGCCCTCAGCCTTGGCTTACTGTTTAGACATAAGCCCTGTGGTTCACCGCATCTACAGCTGCTACCAGACGGGCTGCTCCGACCCAGTCGTGGCGTACCATTTATACCATGTGCTCTTTTTCTTAGTCGGCGCCTATTTCTTCTGCTGCCCTCACCCAGAGAGTTGGTTCCCTGGGTGTTGTGACTTCATCGGGCAGGGCCACCAGCTCTTTCACGTGTTCGTGGTGGTGTGCACCCTGATGCAGATCGAAGCGCTGCGAACAGACTTCACGGAGCGCCGTCCCTTCTACGAGCGTCTTCACGGCGACCTCGCACACGATGCCGTTGCACTCTTCATCTTCACTGCCTGCTGCAGCGCTCTCACAGCTTTTTGTGTGCGCCAGCGCGTACGTGCCTCTCTACACGAGAAGGAGGAGTAAGATTTGAAacgagtggggaaaaaaaaaaaagaaagtctaATTTATTTTACTCTGTAGTGACCGTTAATTAAAataatggaaatgttttttgtaaatgaaCGTTATAAGTTTGTGACAGTGACTTGATTATTTCTTCTCTGTGTGATCTGCCAAACTACAGTCAGCGAAAAAAAGTGATTCAAGGGTTTTAATGAGTTACACCGACGAAAAGGGAGTCTTATAATTTGTCTTATAATACAGGTAGTATTTAAACACTGGAACGAGACCTTGCATCTTAGGTGCACTACGCAACTTTTTTACAGGCTTATTGACAGACAGAGCTCTTGATACAAGGAATAGCAGTTTGCAAGAGCTAGCATGAGTTTTAGAtgtactttaaaggtgcaatatgtaagatttttattttaagacatcAACAAATGAACtaatattatcaacagaatttgaagaaataacagttattGCAGAGACGCCTTTGAATTGTGTTGCCGAGatatcttctgaagttagcgtgctaagTAGCTAGCCCCTAAATGCTCTGTTCCATTAGTAAACACTCCATCAGTACTCCGAGCCCCCTGTCTGGGCAGAGTCAGCCAATAGGagcgctagctgcacggctaactgagctaactagctaacagcagctgaagTTGGCAGCAGTTGTCGGTTTCTTTGGTGGTATGCTGCGCCCTATTTGTTTGAAGCATGAATTCGAAAGGTGGataatttttacatattgcacctttaaagccacatgtgtacatttttgtgaatgaacattggaaaaaaacaagcttgtATTATGAGTTATGGTGAGGTGGGAACAAAAAGATCATAGAGGTCCCCCAGGTCAAGAATATAGGACTATAAAACCAAGCTGTTactaaaaaaagttacatagtgcacctttaactctgCTTGGTCGGTTTTAGTCGTAGTctaaagaaatgcatttttttcttcacactgcaaaaacactttCTGTCAAGGTGTGCAGAAAAAAAGGTTGTTAAAATGCCTTTCAACCAAATGTAATTAGAATAATCTGACTGAAGCATTTCGAACCAcgcaagtgtttgtttttacaaattacaGCCCCATAACAATTTGTAAATTGCGGTCAGATACCAATTCCAATCCAATTAAAATCTGGTGGCCTTGATGAACCTTTCTGacaatgttttttcatttggatCCCGCCCCCCTCTTTACGGATCAAAGCAgggatttctttgtttttaatttaacaagGCACTAACACTGCGTCACACAAATGTTTGACCAGATTCTGCGAAAGTTGAGAACCCAATTAGAAAACCAAATATTATAACCtcctatttaaaaaaaaaaaaaaaggatatttttcGTTGGGTGATACCATTCTGTTGAATTGTGTTAAAAATGAGGCTGGCACTCAGTATTGGTTAAGAGATGAATTGAAGATTACTGATGTCTCTTTGTTGTTATGACAATGTTAATCTTTTTTTACTCAAAGGGCTGGAACTTCAGCTTTTGCCTTTTTCACATCCCATGATGTCAGTGCTTTTTGCGcccattgttttcattgtcgGGTCGATCAGATTTGAGTCACAAAAGCCATGTCTGACTGGTGTCCTGCTTTTggtatgtctttgttttttgtatgatGAATATGTATGTGCCTCTGCGCATGTCTTTTGGTATATGCTGTGGATATTAAGTGTGTGAATGTCTATGAAAGCTTAGCCTTGCACTCCTTTCTTATCCTGTAAATAAGCCGTATTTCTCGAGACAGTCATTTGCATCCCATTTTCTCCCCACCTAACAGTGCACAGAACTGAATGCATCCTTTTTCCGGTGGAGTACAGCACATTTCTACTTTGCTGCATCCTTTCAGAGTGCGTGTTGTGTTCACTGTCCTCCTGCCTATCAGACTTTAATGGCCATGAATACATAATTTCACACTGCTGCACTGTTACACTGAAGACTCCTGATTTCTCTTTTGTCTGATGACTTTTGTTatgaaaaacatcacacagatATGGCTCACTGATAATGTTGCTTAGATTTTTATCTCACAGAAtcttaaatgtcagaaatgatCTGTATTCATTATAGTGCTCTCTGTTCATGATGTTTAATGTGCCAATGAATCTGTTATTGCTTCAGTGATGGTACTACTGAGAGATGAGTTCAGAGACAGAATGTCAGAATTGACAAGTTGGTTTTTAAATGATGTCTTGACCTGACTACAAACATGTGACTGGTGAGATTTAACCCCTAAATATGAACCTTCTAACTGTTGACTGTGGCATACTGACCTGGTCTCATCATGCACTGCCTGAATcaacactgtatatatatactgtagctGACAACACTGGCTATGTTTACATGTATGGAGGTATCTGCTGTTAATGTGGTTATTCTGGTTTTGTGATGAGTCTTGGAGAAACCTGGGTAAACCAGTGCAAGACACCTCCCTTCTTGTGCATGGTTATAAATTAGTTGGCAACAAGATTGAGGCTCTTGTGCACATGTAGTCCAACAAAAGGCTTGATTATAGGCTAATGATATGGCAGATTGGCAAATGAAGCCTATAAGTCTTTCACCAGCCCTGCGTGTGACATGAGTTTAATGTCCTGACCATCAAAAAGGACCAAAACAATTTCTagtatttatgttttgttgcaaCATGGATACTCCCAGATTATCTCAGTTGCATGCCAGTTAAACCTGACTGAGATCTGAACTGGAATACGACCAGTCTTTTCCTAAATTTGGTGTGTAAACGTAGCCTCTGATGCCACCCAAGGTTTCCCTTTATCACTTCATGAAAGCAGGGTGAGAGGGACCAGAATGTCTTCTGCCTctaaaaaaatatgtgtgactgactgtactAATATTATGTGgtatttaagaaaataaagtgtTCAAGTAACTGCAATTGctcctgtttatttttcacaggTTAGGGACCATATGGAAGTAAAGAAAGGTCATaataatgtgaatgttttgtgcacctgaaaatgtatttgtgtaatTTAACCAGTGTTGAAGTTAAACttatatcattaaaatatttcactttggaAATCATCTGTATTATGTTCTATAAAGTCATTTGAGGTCGAATTTAATTCATTTGAGACATTTACGGtttcataaataaagaaaatgtgatcataTTAAAAATACTATTCAAATATGGCGGCGTAAAAGTTTCTCAAATTCAGTTCATCCAACCTCAAAACATATGTAAAGTCTTAAATCCACATTTAATAGTGCTCACTCAGATAcaagccacctaaatacacatGATCATTTTCATCAAGCATTAATTAACGCAGAAATTAATTTCTAAAAAATGCCTGATCTctgaatgttaaagaaagtgaaataaaGTTCCTGGATTTGTTGTTTCATCTGCATCCACACCAAAAgataatggggtctattctgggctgagagcCATCAACCATCCAAGTACCctggaacaaacaaacaaaaatgcagcaaaaacatATTCCTCTTGTTGGAGGTTTAGACAGGTGACATTCAGACACCAAAATTCAAATGTTAACCAAAAATAGTCAACTGAGCCTGAGTGGATTCGAttggcagctctgtgaggttgtCAATCATGTGGCTCAAGAAAGAGACATTCAGGAACGTGAAAAGATGAAATTTCAAAGAGAGAAATGTAAACCACATATATTAAGatggttttaaaaataaaacatttcaatgctATAGATTCAAGTATTGTGGTGGTTAGGTTTtcaatttcttttaaaaaaatgtaaataattttgGCCTTTCTTTGCTTCCGTAGTCCACAACACTTTAATGTCTTTATGTTTCAAATGAAAGGAGCttcatttcaattttatttcacatttactCATTTAGGTCTATGCAACGGTAGCAAATGAATTGGATGTTCAAAATATTGGTGATCCTGGTACGAAGCGCTTGTCATTGTAAATCGTACATTATAAGTTTTATTCCCAGACACAACAGAATGAGTAGGCATTATGTCAAGACACAAGATTGATTTGTGTCTAACTGAGACTGCAGAGCTATTCGGCGTTCAGACAACAAAACTGTTCTGAATGCAGATATTTATAAGCCGTGTACTGACAGCCAAAATGTGCGACAGACAGCTAATTTTACTCTCAGACTCTTTGTTGAGCCCTGGATTACATGTAACGAGATGGTAAATGTTaaatacacacagtaaaaaCTCTAAATCTAGCTGTTTCTCAGACATGCCTGTTGTATTAGTCATTGCTCTGTCGCCACCAGAGGGCAGCCTTGGTGTTCGGTTGGACAGTTacagtttgacagcagaggTAAAGCTGAAACATATTGAGAGGATTGACTCATCTGATGAAAAACTGACTCTGAAGAGGTGTTTCAAGGTAATGTGTTCTATGAAGGATGCTTAAAGTATTTTCTCAGTAATCATAACAGAAGCTTTGACAGATACCAGAGAAATATTATAGAGACATTTCTCTAAAAGCTTGGCCTTCTGGTCTTGATTTTTGTacataacaaaaaaagtttatatCCTGCAAATCGAAAGTAAAATGGCTTTAGATGGCTAATAAGTTCAATAATAAGCTATTCATATGAATGAGTATTAGTCACTGAATAGCAATACTAACTAATGCTGAACTAAAAGGCTCAGATGTTTCAAAGGTTTATCAAAATTGGGACTTAGAAAACCACTGTGATGACGTCACCCTGTTGATAAATGACCCATTACGTCTGTTCCAGCATCTTGGGTTACAAAggcaaaaaaatgcaaaacagatgGATCCTCCGCTCTGTACAGTAGACATCAGCACACAATCATTTTCTTCTTGGACAGCGAGTTCTAAATGTATCTCgccaggaaaaacaaaagttgcATCGTCTGGAGTTATTCTGACAAGCTCAATAACTCCGGCGAGATATATCTCATCCCACAGCACCGATGTTTACAAGAACCAATCTTTCCATTAGGGGGCACAAACGATCTGCATATCTGCCTTCATATATTGTGTTATTGATGTATCACAGCAACTCGCAGGTCAAtcaagactgttttttttgtgtgttttttaaaaaaatgcattttattgataGTGATGCCCTGCTGTTGTAACTTATCAGAATATTCATTAGAAGCCATCTGCAGCCTGGATTACTTAACAACACACTGTGTGGCACTTTGCTTTGTTGAATTGAACCACCagtgaaaatgaacaaatagTTCATTATGGCTGTAAGCATTTGCTTAATAGACTAAGAATAATATTACCCGATTACATCTAATGTTGTTCATGTAGATGTTCTTCTGGGAACGATAACTGTGGCTGCATTTTATATGGCACATATAGtttatgtgtctttgtgtgcattATGGTGTCGCTGTATAAGGGTGTTaagacttgtttttgtttacacatGTCTTGTTATTTGTTTGGTAGTGTAAGTGTGAGTGGGTTTACACAGCATCATGCTTTTTGCTGATATTTGTCAGGAGCTTTGCTTATGATGATTAGGCTGACTCATACACTGTGAATTCATATAAGGTAACCGTCATCAAGctaagcctctctctctctctctctctctctctctctctctcacacacacacacacacacacacacacacacacacttacacacaaacacatacataacCTGTAAACCCTGACTGAGTGGAAATTCATATGCTGTACTAATTAGAACAtctttaaagaacattttctaGTGATGGAGAAGAATAATTGAAATTTAAGGCAGAAATGGGCTCCTGATGTATCTACCTGGGATGTGATTAATTCACAGTATTACACACTTAGAGGGTCTTAAATCAAACGGCAGAGATAGTGATAATTGCCTTACAGCCTGCTTCCTGTCCTCTAACTATCAATTGCTTCCCAGACTCCATCAATTTTCATGCGTCTGTTTCTGGAACAGCTCgccgtctcctctcctcccagaTCCActcgtctcctctccctctgtcttcctctcactcTGCGAGTTGCACTGCATTGCTGTTCCTCCTCTCCGTTCCCTTTTAAACGCTTCATTTGCTTTGTATGATTTGTATCAAGGTTGCCGAGGTAATATTGGGTGGCCTTGGTCTCCTATCATGTTTTGTAATTAAAGGTTTGACTTGCTAGGGGGAACGGCTTTGTTCAGAGTTATTAAACCGCCTTCTCTTTTTGCCAGGTGACAGACAGCCAActtctttttccatctctctctctctcttttttttattttggatgaaCCTCTTCTGCGCTGCCAGGTATTTTGTTCCCACATCCCTTTGTTATTGTGGCATTTTCATATGGTCTCTGGCTTTTGTTATTATGCGGTGAAAAGCTCTGGGAAAATCACTGTTTTATGAGGGATGTAATCATATGAGGGACTGAACAAAACATTATCAGACTGGAAATTAGAAATGAATCAAAATGGAAAACGTAATACCTGTCCTCCAgtctctgaaatgtactcacaACTAATAATAGCAGAGAGTCGGTGCATGTTGAAGAAGAAAAGCAGGCTGGTTAAATGTTTCCCCTCCAAAACCTCATTTTCTAGTGAACTGAAAAGACTTCTTCATTTGGTTCTTTAGGttcaaaatatttaaatatttgtactGTGATATTTAGTGTTGTATAAACAGCATAAAAACTCACTTAAAATCATGCAAGATATTGTTTAGATTTAAAGGGATAGCTATGGGAAacatgcttatttgctttctttccaagagtttgatgagaagatcagTACCACTCTCACGTCCCTTCAATATGAAGCTGAAGCCAAGACGTGGCTagtttagtttagcttagcttaaaaaATATCTATGGAAATAGAGGTAAACAGGTTCTTCCAATTACCAGCGCCTCTATAGCTCACAAATTAACACATTAGATATTATTTGTTCAAACGCACAATATGTGCTGATCTGGAGCCAGTTACTGACggcaggagagctcagagattactttttaactttcggGATTAGAAAATGGATTTATCTTCGctcctgcagcagtgatctgctgAGGGGGCATCGTTGTTGGTGTTAATGTCACGTCACTGTAATGTTGGAGCTGGAtgggaaatgtactttgctTCATGGGGacatcacagagaggagagggagaatcAGTCTCTGGTGTCGAATAGTGAGAGTTTACCTGAATTTAAACCCACggacaaacacactctcctTGTGTGGAGctgcatgctgatgttagctcATGGCTAATGTAGCAATCGGGCTGTTTGGGCTGCTGTGTGAGTGAGGAGAATAAACACAATCGATCCTGTTGTCAAACTTGATTTGCTGGTGGTTAATACACCATTTTACACAACCACCACGCAGATGAAAACCTATCTGACATGACATGTCAGGCACACGTTCACACAAAGTTAGCtttgaagttttattcatgttgagTTTAGTCTTATTCGCCTATCACAGAATTAGCGATGACGACCTAATGAATGACTTGAAGTAAACTGTGGATTTCTCAGGGTTTgaactttgttggaaacatttgggataataaCAAAATTCACAACTCAATAAAACAGATAACAAAGATagagtcgtttttagacatttcagtGGAGAACTGCTAAATATTATTTCATGTGTTGGAGTGGCTGTGgatcaggaggtagagcagtcGCCCACCAACCAGAAAGTCGATGGTTTGATTCCAGGACCTTGCAGTCTGCATGTCGAAAGATCCTcaggcaagatactgaaccatAATAGtcaatgaatgtgtgtgtgtgaatgctgacttgtgttatAAAGCACCTTGAGTGGTTGCTAAGGCATATAAGTACAGTCGATTAACTATTTTATCTTCAAAAATAACAAGCTGCAGCAGATTCCTAGCTTCAGCTTTCCATTTAACAGAGAGCGGTatcaattttctcatctaactctcagcaagaaagccaTTTATCAGAGTAATAGTTAGTACTTATAAGAGTAACTCATTCCTTTTAATACATGCAAGaacaattttagattttttcaaAAAGCGTCATTCCAGCTTCACAGCAGCTGCTTTACAGGGTtccagggcggcattccgaacgttcactttcatgtttcggaatgccggcccttaattatttttgaaaaaaggttgcCATTCCaaacctgaaaccctaacccgGTCGGTGGTGGACcgtcggaatggcggtccttcggaaTGGGGGTCGCCCCCCTGCTTTACAGATCTGCActttaaagaaatgaaacaatgtaTATTCAAGTTCAAGCTGCAAAATTACACCGTGCCCACTCCGTTCGACTAACACACTGTATAGACGACGCTTTACATGGTAGCCTTTATATTATACTTGTCACTCAGCCCTGCTTTTCTACATTGCGTTATAAGCCATTGTTCTCCAGCGTCGCATTTAGCAACTCAAATGGGTATTGTACGTCCTACCTCCCACGAATCCTacagcagctgtgtttctcATCAGTCAAAATTTTTTTGTATTGCTTAGCAGAGGAAGACgctgcagcagacagataaaagcagaaagaaatAGTGGCATGAAATATAGATAACTTGGAAGATGAGGAAGACTGGCATGTAAATTGTGGGCCTTGAGACCAATCAGTGGTCGTCTCAGAATGAATATGATCGTTGTGAAGTTACACAATGAGTGTGTTACTAACTTTGTAAAAAGACTTAATGATTCACTGGCTCATTGTATAGTCTAATGTGAATACTACTTAAAGCACGACCTCTTCATAATCTCACAAACATTGTCCCTGCTGGCATTGATATATACTGTAGTCCTCGCTCTACAGCACTGTCAGAATTTACTACGAACCTAATAGATTTAGTCCGTTCTAAAAGAGACACTTCCtacctcctcttcatctttgCGGGTGCCTTGGTGCTACTTGCTTCACCAGTCAGCTCGCCCGCTGATCGGGCCTATTCATCATGGGCTGGTTGAGGAGATACTGGAGGCTGGCGGAGGTGAGGAGGAAGCACGTATGCCCTATCTGAAGGGCTCTCTCTCCTGCCAAAGCCGGTAGCCGCTCAAGGATAATGAATTCCCTCCTCCTGCCCCTTAACCTCTATGTATACAGCAGTGTTACGCACTCCCAACGCATTATACACAGATAACCAGCAAGTGGGAAACTTTAAGAGGCCTGgacattgtgtttttctcacagcaGGCCTGTACTGGTGCAGCTTAGGGGGGCAGATAGACTTGTTTCGTGGGTGTATTGTTTAAATAACCTTTTGCTCACTTGGAGTTGTGACATGGCAGCCAATACTCTATGCTTTTGCAGCACAATTTCTTCACTGTGACCTAAACCTTTgggtttttgtgtaatctgaTTTGGGATATAGCGCtaacagtacagtacaatacTTCTGCTGTGTCACAACTCTATACTACACACTAAATCTCAGCATATTCCCAATACCCAGGAAAAGGGACAAAATAGAGCAATTACAAACTCAATTGGGCGAAGAAATCCAGGAGATGTAGATGGGCCAAACATTTTCAGCTGCCTATTTAGAGCAGTTGTCATTGTCAGTTTTACATTTCAGGGTTTAGGGACATATTTTCAGTAGAGCACTTGCCTTCTTGTGACTGGATATAGCCGGATGTTTTGAAAAGCTACTACGAGAGGCAATACCTGCATGCAAAATGCTGATTTGACTAGTGAGACACATTAACCCCTGTGAAACCACAATAGTCGTTACACTTATGATTTTGTACAGATTTAACAAACAAGATAATTGTGTTgagtgtttgtctgtgaatTTGTGTaggcaggctagctgtttccccctgtttctggtctttgtgctaagctaagctaactgcttgTATCTGCAttgcatcatttcctgttaGTATTAAACAGTTGAGCACATAGATTTATTGTGTCCTAACTAACAGTGTACTGAAGATCATAttgcacacactgtacacattCAATTCGTACATATGGAATTGGTGAAGATGGAAGATAAGATAAATTATAGTATTGACGGTTAAGTGCATGTCAAACCATCAAGCCCCTCATCTTCTTACCAAATGTGcctttttgtgttattttcgTAGGGCCTCACAGAAAAATCTTTATGTTCCACTTCTGAAATCCATCACCTGGTGagtcccctcctcctcctcctccacattaTGAGTTTTCTCAAAAGACTCCAGATGGCTCGGGATCCTTTTGTTAAGGTGTTTCTGTACGCTTCCTCGGCTCATCTCTGTCCTTGATACACAGTATTCAATTACCCATCCACCTGCAGCGCTGGTTTCAATTTTCTGACGGATGTGATTGAACAAGCTTTTCATGCCCGTGCTATAGAGAATCAGAAGCCATTTTGATTTTCTTCGCAATCACAAGttaatatatttacaatattctATACTGGAGAGAGTTGTTTAATGATGGAGCGGTTAAAATAACTTCATTCTCCGAGCGAATGATGAAAGTCTTGAGCAAGACAGTACAATGCTCGTGCAGGAGATGGTCGCAGTTATCTATTTTCTGTAGTAACTCTGAATGTAATTCTTGGATTAGGCAATTGGCTGGGCTCAATTATTGTTGCTACTTTTTCAGGGATTACATCCACGCCGAGGATTAGCACTGAAATTGTTAAATTGAATTTTGGGGAGGTGCAAGGTGATAAAAGGAAATGGTGCTATATGGTATGTTGGCTCAGTGTTTGCTGAATAGACTTGCTCGTCTTCAAAGAGCAGGAGACCcgagagcagccagaaactggCAACCCTCTCTGATCCCTTTTCTACAGTCCAAACCGGCTTATTCAGCAACAGTTGAGCATCCGGTGGGAGGCTTATTTTGTGTGGAGG includes:
- the paqr7b gene encoding membrane progestin receptor alpha-B, whose protein sequence is MATVVMEQIGRLFINAQQLRQIPQLLESAFPTLPCTVKVSDVPWVFQERHILTGYRQPDQSWRYYFLTLFQRHNETLNVWTHLLAAFIILVKCQEISQTVDFLRDPHAQPLFIVLLAAFTYLSFSALAHLLSAKSELSYYTFYFLDYVGVSVYQYGSALAHYYYAIEKEWHSRVRGLFLPAAAFLAWLTCFGCCYGKYARPEMPKLAHKLFQVVPSALAYCLDISPVVHRIYSCYQTGCSDPVVAYHLYHVLFFLVGAYFFCCPHPESWFPGCCDFIGQGHQLFHVFVVVCTLMQIEALRTDFTERRPFYERLHGDLAHDAVALFIFTACCSALTAFCVRQRVRASLHEKEE